Proteins encoded in a region of the Paenibacillus pedocola genome:
- the rlmD gene encoding 23S rRNA (uracil(1939)-C(5))-methyltransferase RlmD produces the protein MSKQRSGRSASRREGTAPAAGLPVNKNDEVMLDIIGMTHEGEGVGRVEGFTLFVSGALPGEKVRAKVLKTKKQYGYAKLLELVQASGDRIAPPCPIYDQCGGCQLQHMDYTAQLAWKRQLVVDNLQRIGKLEVAGAPGRGAEAGSGDGLAGTERVAAEGESVASGSAARAQAEGIIVQPTLGMDEPWRYRNKAQVPIGVTEGGLVGGFYARGSHRIVDMETCLIQHEHNDDVVSAVKRIGRELGISAYNEETGRGLLRHVVVKKAFRTGEMMLVLVTNGRDIPHLDAWLGSIREQLPDVVSICQNVNTQRTNVIFGNETRVLWGRDVIYDYIGDVQFAISARSFYQVNPAQTEVLYGKTVEYAGLTGNETVIDAYCGIGTISLFLAQHAAKVYGVEIVPEAIEDARGNARLNNMNNVVFEVGASEDVIPNWKEQGVTPDVIVVDPPRKGCDPRLLETILTMKPERVVYVSCNPSTLARDLRVLEDGGYKTMEVTPVDMFPHTVHVECVIWMERRG, from the coding sequence ATGAGTAAACAACGCAGTGGACGCAGCGCAAGCCGCCGGGAAGGCACGGCACCTGCCGCCGGACTGCCAGTGAATAAGAATGACGAGGTTATGCTCGATATCATCGGCATGACCCATGAAGGTGAAGGGGTAGGCCGCGTAGAAGGCTTTACCCTTTTTGTGTCTGGAGCCCTGCCCGGTGAGAAGGTCCGGGCGAAGGTGCTCAAGACCAAGAAGCAGTATGGCTACGCCAAGCTGCTTGAGCTTGTGCAGGCCAGCGGCGACCGCATCGCGCCGCCATGCCCGATCTACGACCAATGCGGCGGCTGCCAGCTGCAGCATATGGATTACACCGCCCAGCTGGCGTGGAAACGCCAGCTGGTGGTGGACAATCTCCAGCGGATCGGGAAGCTGGAGGTGGCTGGGGCGCCGGGAAGAGGCGCGGAAGCCGGGAGTGGCGATGGTTTGGCAGGGACGGAACGGGTGGCGGCTGAGGGAGAGAGCGTGGCGAGTGGAAGTGCTGCGAGGGCTCAAGCGGAGGGTATCATTGTTCAGCCTACCCTGGGTATGGACGAGCCTTGGCGTTACCGTAACAAGGCCCAAGTACCGATCGGCGTCACCGAAGGCGGACTGGTCGGCGGCTTCTACGCCCGCGGCAGTCACCGGATCGTTGATATGGAGACATGCCTGATTCAGCACGAACATAACGACGACGTCGTTTCAGCGGTGAAACGTATTGGCAGAGAGCTGGGCATCTCCGCCTATAATGAAGAAACTGGACGCGGACTGCTGCGCCATGTCGTCGTGAAGAAAGCCTTCCGCACCGGTGAAATGATGCTCGTCCTCGTAACCAACGGCCGTGACATTCCGCATCTGGACGCCTGGCTCGGCAGCATCCGGGAACAGCTCCCGGATGTAGTCAGCATCTGCCAGAACGTGAACACCCAGCGCACAAATGTCATCTTCGGCAACGAAACCCGTGTCCTGTGGGGCAGAGATGTTATCTATGACTATATCGGTGATGTGCAGTTCGCCATCTCCGCCCGATCATTCTATCAGGTAAACCCGGCACAGACTGAAGTACTATACGGTAAAACTGTAGAATATGCCGGACTGACTGGCAACGAAACGGTTATTGATGCCTATTGCGGTATCGGAACAATCTCGCTGTTCCTGGCGCAGCACGCGGCTAAGGTATACGGAGTGGAGATTGTGCCTGAAGCTATTGAGGATGCCCGGGGAAATGCCCGCCTTAATAATATGAACAACGTAGTGTTCGAGGTTGGCGCGTCCGAGGACGTAATTCCAAACTGGAAAGAGCAAGGCGTCACGCCGGACGTCATCGTCGTCGATCCGCCGCGTAAGGGCTGCGATCCTAGGTTATTAGAGACAATTCTTACGATGAAGCCGGAGCGAGTGGTGTATGTGTCGTGTAATCCATCGACACTTGCGAGGGATTTACGGGTACTGGAGGATGGCGGGTACAAGACAATGGAGGTAACTCCAGTGGATATGTTCCCGCATACCGTGCATGTGGAGTGCGTAATATGGATGGAGAGAAGGGGCTAG